A DNA window from Fodinibius sp. Rm-B-1B1-1 contains the following coding sequences:
- a CDS encoding sigma-54 dependent transcriptional regulator has translation MKERVVIVEDDKMLLEFLVENLSMNGYEVEAFESPIEATEYLKENEAGLVLTDVKMDEMTGDEVLAHVKENYPDTGVIMMTSFGNITHAVRALQKGAFDYVTKPFKAKEITFRINRFFESDKIDFNKERKIQALSETPQKDDEQSATPKSSGKVVQPTDKKFIGEAPSIQKLMQILPRIAASTAPVMIQGESGTGKEVFANLVHQNSNRSDQPYIKINCANLPKELVESTLFGHVKGAFTGAISDKTGAFEEANGGTILLDEITEIDINIQAKLLRVLQENEFHKVGSQEAIESDVRVLATSNRNIAEAIAEDEFREDLYYRLNVFPISIPPLRERKEDIPLLVNYFVDRYTDQYGLESKKVSDDLMEHMVNKKWQGNVRELENKIHRGVILSTDQDTITLDHIEKNLFSKVDLEVSKEVLSDLPLMSIEDMELQLIKKALEHTQGNQKEAAKILGITDRTIRNKIKKAQSEEE, from the coding sequence ATGAAAGAGCGTGTTGTAATCGTTGAAGATGATAAAATGTTGCTCGAATTTTTGGTCGAAAATTTGAGCATGAACGGCTACGAGGTTGAAGCCTTTGAATCACCTATCGAAGCTACTGAGTATCTCAAAGAAAATGAGGCCGGACTGGTACTTACCGATGTTAAAATGGACGAGATGACCGGTGATGAAGTATTAGCTCATGTAAAGGAGAACTATCCTGACACGGGGGTTATTATGATGACCAGTTTTGGAAATATTACACACGCTGTCCGTGCCCTCCAGAAAGGAGCCTTCGATTATGTAACAAAGCCCTTTAAGGCCAAAGAAATCACCTTCCGAATTAATCGCTTTTTTGAATCTGATAAGATTGACTTTAATAAAGAACGCAAAATTCAGGCCTTATCAGAAACTCCTCAAAAAGATGATGAGCAATCTGCAACTCCCAAAAGTAGCGGAAAAGTTGTCCAACCCACTGACAAAAAGTTCATTGGTGAAGCGCCGAGTATACAGAAGTTAATGCAGATTCTCCCGCGTATTGCCGCAAGCACGGCCCCAGTGATGATTCAGGGAGAAAGCGGAACCGGTAAGGAGGTTTTTGCCAACCTAGTCCATCAGAACAGTAACCGGTCCGACCAACCCTACATTAAAATTAACTGTGCCAACTTGCCTAAAGAACTGGTCGAAAGCACGCTCTTTGGTCATGTTAAAGGCGCATTTACCGGGGCCATTTCTGATAAAACAGGTGCTTTTGAAGAGGCCAATGGCGGCACTATTTTACTGGATGAGATTACAGAGATCGATATCAACATCCAGGCAAAGCTGTTACGCGTTCTCCAGGAAAATGAATTTCATAAAGTGGGGAGCCAAGAGGCTATTGAATCTGATGTTCGTGTTCTTGCGACCTCAAATCGCAATATTGCAGAGGCCATTGCTGAAGATGAGTTCCGTGAGGACTTGTATTATCGGCTCAATGTATTTCCTATCTCTATACCGCCACTCCGTGAGCGAAAAGAGGATATCCCATTACTGGTAAATTATTTTGTAGATCGCTATACCGATCAATATGGGCTGGAATCCAAAAAAGTATCGGATGACCTGATGGAACACATGGTCAATAAAAAGTGGCAAGGCAATGTTCGCGAGCTGGAAAATAAGATCCACCGGGGCGTTATCTTATCCACGGATCAAGATACGATTACCCTCGATCATATTGAGAAAAATCTTTTCTCGAAAGTTGATCTTGAGGTAAGTAAAGAAGTACTTTCTGATCTACCACTGATGTCAATCGAAGACATGGAGCTTCAACTTATCAAAAAAGCACTGGAGCATACGCAGGGTAATCAAAAGGAGGCCGCTAAAATTTTGGGCATTACAGATCGGACCATCCGCAATAAGATCAAGAAGGCTCAGTCCGAAGAAGAGTAG
- the fliD gene encoding flagellar filament capping protein FliD, with protein sequence MNSISNLIQSSNPYSQFVDQLVMLESQKKLRLEDQQSQLNDKQSALSKVSSVISDFTSQVDELTSATSNSFNPLKATSSNEEAIRVDSISGLEEPNTYDISVGRKATKDIMLSNVMDGTATDLAGSGDGSVDITIGDKTETVSITATNDDGTDKTNKEILESFSSAINNMLGEESDSDVFEIDNNGNVQLSVKSAQTGYDERIQFANATGALADVTGNMSHQKADTTNLDAEFTVDGITFNRGQNTVDDAISGMTFSLLGSTTEQEQITVDKDVETAENNVDDFIEKFNEMNKTIRQQTFINGETGNKGPLQDMRSIRNLTINLRQTALTDMASAGADELDNLSEIGIGFENNGNMKVEDSQLLKEALTEKPDEVKNLFTSDDSPVTKMYERASTFTETGGTISSLESGLDQKIDFLGNRIESEEKYLERYEERQRETFAEIYQMQQEGQRQLQSVQSQQSTLGL encoded by the coding sequence ATGAATTCTATTAGTAATCTAATACAATCATCAAACCCCTATTCACAGTTTGTTGACCAGCTGGTAATGCTCGAAAGCCAAAAGAAGCTTCGACTTGAAGACCAGCAAAGCCAATTGAATGACAAACAATCTGCACTCAGTAAAGTTAGTTCGGTAATTTCTGACTTTACTTCCCAGGTTGATGAGCTTACCAGTGCTACCTCAAATAGCTTTAATCCGCTTAAAGCGACATCAAGCAATGAAGAAGCTATCCGGGTTGATTCTATATCGGGACTTGAAGAGCCCAATACCTATGACATCTCGGTCGGTCGAAAAGCCACTAAAGATATTATGCTGTCGAATGTAATGGATGGCACAGCAACTGATTTAGCAGGGAGCGGAGATGGTTCAGTGGATATCACTATCGGTGACAAAACGGAAACCGTTTCTATAACAGCTACGAATGATGATGGAACAGACAAAACGAATAAAGAGATTTTAGAATCATTTTCTTCTGCTATCAATAATATGCTGGGAGAAGAGTCTGACAGTGATGTGTTTGAAATTGATAATAATGGTAACGTCCAGCTTTCAGTTAAAAGCGCCCAAACCGGTTACGATGAACGTATCCAATTTGCCAATGCCACTGGAGCTTTGGCTGATGTGACCGGAAATATGTCACATCAAAAGGCTGACACTACCAATCTTGACGCTGAGTTTACGGTAGACGGCATCACGTTTAACCGAGGCCAAAACACGGTAGATGATGCCATTTCAGGCATGACGTTTTCACTATTGGGTTCTACTACAGAACAAGAGCAAATCACTGTAGATAAGGATGTTGAAACAGCCGAAAACAACGTTGATGATTTCATTGAAAAATTCAATGAAATGAATAAGACCATTCGCCAACAGACATTTATTAATGGTGAAACAGGAAATAAGGGTCCCCTTCAGGATATGCGTTCTATCCGAAATCTGACGATTAATTTGCGCCAAACAGCGCTTACGGATATGGCGTCGGCCGGGGCTGATGAACTGGATAATCTTTCAGAGATTGGTATTGGCTTCGAAAATAATGGGAATATGAAGGTTGAAGATTCTCAATTACTGAAAGAGGCCTTAACGGAAAAACCAGATGAAGTTAAGAATCTCTTTACCAGTGATGATTCACCTGTAACAAAGATGTACGAACGCGCCAGTACCTTCACGGAAACGGGGGGTACTATTTCATCACTTGAAAGCGGATTAGATCAAAAGATTGACTTTCTGGGCAACCGTATTGAATCAGAAGAGAAGTATTTGGAACGGTATGAAGAACGGCAGCGCGAAACCTTCGCCGAAATTTATCAAATGCAGCAAGAAGGTCAGCGTCAGCTTCAATCCGTGCAGAGCCAACAGTCTACATTAGGATTATAA
- the fliS gene encoding flagellar export chaperone FliS — protein MQNPQQVYQQQAIMNASPLQLVVKLYDLLLQATYRKDQKRVREVLDTLTESLNFDHEPAEELFQLYQYCQDLAREENFEEIREVLEPLRDAWEQAAKGKTEEQAAS, from the coding sequence ATGCAGAATCCACAACAGGTTTATCAGCAACAAGCGATCATGAATGCATCGCCATTACAACTGGTTGTTAAATTATATGACCTACTGCTGCAGGCGACTTATCGCAAAGATCAAAAGCGAGTACGTGAAGTACTGGACACCTTAACGGAAAGCCTGAATTTTGATCACGAGCCTGCTGAAGAACTTTTCCAGCTCTATCAGTATTGCCAGGATTTAGCCCGAGAAGAAAATTTCGAAGAAATCCGCGAGGTACTTGAACCACTGCGTGATGCCTGGGAACAAGCGGCCAAAGGCAAAACAGAAGAACAGGCAGCAAGCTAA